A genomic stretch from Gorilla gorilla gorilla isolate KB3781 chromosome 20, NHGRI_mGorGor1-v2.1_pri, whole genome shotgun sequence includes:
- the LOC101152273 gene encoding large ribosomal subunit protein uL23-like — translation MAPKAKKEAPAPPKAGAKEKALKAKKAVLKGVHSHKKKKIHTSPTFRRPKTLRLRRQPKYPRKSAPGRNKLDHYAIIKFPLTTESAMKKIEDNTTLVFIVDVKANKHQIKQAVKKLYDIDVAKVNTLIRPDGEKKVYVRLAPHYDALGVANKIGII, via the coding sequence ATGGCGCCGAAAGCGAAGAAGGAAGCTCCTGCCCCTCCTAAAGCCGGAGCCAAAGAGAAGGCTTTAAAGGCCAAGAAGGCAGTGTTGAAAGGTGTCCACAGCCACAAAAAGAAGAAGATCCACACGTCACCCACCTTCCGGCGGCCGAAGACACTGCGACTCCGGAGACAGCCCAAATATCCTCGGAAGAGCGCTCCCGGGAGAAACAAGCTCGACCACTATGCTATCATCAAGTTTCCGCTGACCACTGAGTCTGCCATGAAGAAGATAGAAGACAACACCACACTTGTGTTCATTGTGGATGTTAAAGCCAACAAGCACCAGATCAAAcaggctgtgaagaagctctatgACATTGATGTGGCCAAGGTCAACACCCTGATTCGGCCTGATGGAGAGAAGAAGGTATATGTTCGACTGGCTCCTCATTACGATGCTTTGGGTGTTGCCAACAAAATTGGGATTATCTAA